The following nucleotide sequence is from Quadrisphaera setariae.
CCCCGTTGGGACGGCAACGACAACCTGGCCGAGGCCGAGCCCGACCAGCGCGTCACAGCGGTCGGCCAGGTCTTCCGGACCACGATCACCCAGGGCAGCGTCCGCGAGAACCACGTGGTGGAGTTCTCCGAGGGACGGCGCCTCGCGTGGCGGCCGGCCAGCGAGGGTGAGCCCCCGGCCGGGCACCTGTGGCGCTGGGAGCTGGAGCCGCTCGGACCGTCGCTGACCCGCGTCACGCACACCTACGACTGGTCCCAGCTCACCGACGACAGGCGCCTCCCCCGCGCCCGCGCCACCGGACCGGAGCAGCTGCGCGCCTCGGTCGACCGGCTCGCCGCCCTCGCCGAGCGCGGCTGATCCCAGGCGTCCGTGGGCGCGCCCCGCGGGGCGTGGACCTCGCGCCGCGCCTCGGCCACCATCAGTGGATGAGGACGACGACGTCGCTGCGCTCCCGGGTCTCGGCCGCTGCCGCCGTCGTCGTCCTGCTGGGCGTGGTGGGGTGCAGCGCCGGCGCAGCAGACGGCGAGCCCTCGCCGACCGCCTCCGAGCGGCCGGCGAGCGGGCCGCCCGCGCCGCGGACGTCGACCAGCAGCGCGCCCGCGACACCCGTGCCGACCGACCTGCCCGAGGACGTGCTGCTGCCCGCCGGCGCGCTGCAGCCCGAGGGCGGTCCGCGCGCGGTGACCGCGGGCGTGGAGCCGTGGGTGCTGTCCACCGGGTGCGACCTGGGCAGCCCGTCGGCGGCGGCGGCGATGCTGTCGGTGCGGCAGGGTGACGGGCAGTTCGAGGTGCCGGTCGGGGTGCACCAGGTGGCGGTGTTCTCCGACGCGCAGGCCGCGCAGACCGAGGCGTCGCGGGTCGCTGCGGCGGCGGGGGCGTGCGCGGCGAACGCCCCCGGCAGCGACGGCGGCGACACCCGGTACCTCGTCGCCGGGCTCGACGTCGGGGCGACGGGCACGAGCGTCGTCACCGACTACTACGGCGTCACCCGCACGGACCCGGCCGCCGA
It contains:
- a CDS encoding SRPBCC family protein; the protein is MSSTTPDGPGRGEHRVVSASRDVAADTATLFDLIADPAQQPRWDGNDNLAEAEPDQRVTAVGQVFRTTITQGSVRENHVVEFSEGRRLAWRPASEGEPPAGHLWRWELEPLGPSLTRVTHTYDWSQLTDDRRLPRARATGPEQLRASVDRLAALAERG